Proteins from a genomic interval of Rhodothermales bacterium:
- a CDS encoding DinB family protein produces the protein MPDRRPSPDEYADYYAGYIGRVPVGPIVETLTIQRETHYLSLKEIPESMADYRYAPGKWTVTELLGHVVDSERVFGFRALHFARGAAGSIPGMDQDEFAQAAPYRNRSLTSIIDELYMLRGANLEQFRAFDEAIMNRDGIASDCRFTVRALLYIMAGHERHHMGVLRARYLD, from the coding sequence ATGCCAGACCGCCGCCCTTCGCCTGACGAATACGCCGACTACTACGCAGGCTACATCGGACGCGTGCCCGTGGGACCCATTGTCGAAACCCTGACCATCCAGCGGGAAACCCACTACCTATCTCTAAAGGAGATTCCGGAGTCGATGGCAGACTACCGGTACGCCCCTGGCAAATGGACGGTGACCGAACTGCTGGGGCATGTTGTCGACTCGGAGCGGGTGTTCGGGTTTCGCGCCCTGCACTTCGCCCGCGGCGCAGCCGGATCCATCCCTGGAATGGACCAGGACGAATTTGCTCAAGCAGCGCCCTACCGGAATCGCTCGCTCACCTCCATCATCGACGAGCTTTACATGCTTCGCGGAGCAAACCTCGAGCAATTCAGGGCCTTCGATGAGGCGATAATGAACCGGGACGGGATCGCGTCCGACTGCCGGTTTACCGTGCGCGCGTTGCTCTACATCATGGCCGGTCACGAGCGGCATCACATGGGAGTGCTGCGGGCGCGATACCTGGACTAG
- a CDS encoding FAD-dependent oxidoreductase, whose amino-acid sequence MDRAPVIVVGAGLAGLTCARLLQDAGIAAVVYEASDAVGGRVRTDEMDGFRLDRGFQVLLTAYPETQALLDYEALELRTFFDGALVRTEAGFERIADPFRQPGAALATVLAGVGSLADKMKVALLRQGVRSGELESVFEREEMTTANALSERWGFSPRMIDTFFRPFLGGILLDGDLQASSRMFEFVFRMFSEGQAAVPARGMQAIPEQLADGLTVHLNTPVGSLQSGEVVLQDGTKVPVSAVVVATAAPAAARLVPEVVHTSGRRVTNLYFSAPEAPVSDPVLVLNGTGSGQVNNLAVMTNAAPEYGPGERALVSVTVLGALSGSPQDVQDELSQWYPAAVAWQHLRTYDIEYALPEQAPPFLSPPHRAVKYADGLFVCGDHRDTASINGAMASGRRAAEAVREFLAAR is encoded by the coding sequence ATGGATCGAGCCCCAGTCATCGTTGTCGGTGCCGGCCTCGCCGGGTTGACCTGTGCGCGTCTGCTGCAGGACGCAGGCATCGCCGCGGTCGTGTACGAAGCTTCCGATGCCGTCGGTGGTCGGGTTCGCACGGACGAGATGGACGGCTTCCGACTGGACCGGGGATTTCAGGTGTTGCTGACGGCATACCCGGAGACCCAGGCCTTGCTGGACTACGAGGCGCTGGAACTGAGGACGTTTTTCGACGGCGCTTTGGTGCGCACGGAAGCGGGGTTCGAGCGCATCGCAGATCCGTTTCGGCAGCCGGGTGCTGCCCTGGCGACCGTATTGGCCGGCGTGGGCTCGCTGGCGGACAAGATGAAAGTCGCCCTGCTCCGTCAGGGTGTGCGTTCCGGCGAGCTCGAATCCGTGTTTGAGCGGGAAGAAATGACCACGGCCAACGCGCTCTCCGAGCGGTGGGGTTTCTCGCCGAGGATGATCGACACCTTCTTCCGCCCCTTCCTGGGAGGCATTCTCCTGGACGGCGACCTTCAGGCGTCCAGCCGCATGTTCGAGTTTGTCTTCCGCATGTTTTCGGAGGGGCAAGCCGCCGTTCCGGCCCGCGGCATGCAGGCCATTCCGGAGCAGTTGGCCGATGGGCTCACGGTGCACCTCAACACGCCGGTTGGCTCCCTGCAATCCGGCGAGGTGGTCCTGCAGGACGGTACCAAGGTGCCTGTCTCTGCGGTGGTTGTTGCCACGGCGGCTCCGGCCGCCGCGCGATTGGTGCCGGAGGTCGTGCATACGTCTGGAAGACGGGTCACAAACCTGTATTTCTCTGCCCCCGAAGCGCCTGTATCCGACCCCGTTCTGGTGCTGAACGGAACGGGCAGCGGCCAGGTCAACAATCTGGCTGTGATGACTAATGCCGCACCCGAATATGGTCCCGGCGAACGCGCGCTGGTTTCGGTAACGGTGCTCGGGGCACTCTCGGGCTCCCCGCAGGACGTGCAGGACGAATTGAGTCAGTGGTATCCAGCTGCGGTGGCGTGGCAGCATCTGCGCACCTACGACATCGAGTACGCCCTTCCTGAGCAGGCTCCGCCGTTTCTGTCCCCACCGCATCGGGCCGTGAAATATGCCGACGGCTTGTTTGTCTGCGGTGACCATAGGGACACGGCCTCCATCAACGGTGCCATGGCCTCTGGCAGACGTGCCGCCGAAGCGGTTCGGGAGTTTCTGGCGGCCCGCTAG
- a CDS encoding XdhC family protein: MRDVFATMSRWSLQETPFALARVVETWGSAPRRPGAALLVSAEGAVAGSVSGGCIESAVIQEAQACLRDGRMRFLSFGVSAETAWQVGLSCGGQISVLVQPFDPVSEVGRAWMQGLASRERVWVRTALDGSGQSVTSAATEVVAGWDTAPATPAQTGLFDGVFVHEIRAPARLLLLGGADISVHLSAMASRAGFEVLIVDPRAVFTDPERFDVAPAQILTAWPQEVLEELKPDDDTFAVLLTHDPRIDDPALRILLQADVAYVGALGGRKTREARNARLAAAGFSEDLIARIHQPVGLAIGARDPAEIAASILAELIAVRNGATGSRNGLHA; encoded by the coding sequence ATGCGTGACGTGTTTGCGACCATGAGTCGCTGGTCCCTTCAGGAGACGCCGTTCGCCCTGGCCCGAGTGGTCGAGACCTGGGGATCGGCTCCGCGTCGCCCGGGGGCAGCTCTGCTGGTGTCCGCTGAGGGAGCGGTGGCCGGATCCGTTTCAGGAGGATGCATAGAGAGTGCCGTCATTCAGGAGGCTCAGGCATGCCTCAGGGACGGCCGCATGCGCTTCCTCTCGTTCGGTGTGTCCGCAGAGACCGCCTGGCAGGTTGGACTCAGCTGCGGCGGGCAGATTTCCGTGCTGGTGCAGCCGTTCGATCCGGTTTCGGAAGTCGGGAGAGCCTGGATGCAGGGGTTGGCATCGCGCGAACGGGTATGGGTGCGTACAGCCCTTGACGGCTCTGGGCAGTCGGTGACTTCTGCGGCAACCGAGGTGGTGGCGGGCTGGGACACCGCACCTGCCACCCCGGCACAAACCGGTTTGTTCGACGGTGTATTCGTGCACGAGATCCGCGCGCCGGCACGGCTGCTGCTCCTTGGTGGCGCCGACATTTCGGTGCATCTCTCGGCGATGGCCTCCAGGGCCGGGTTCGAGGTGCTCATCGTGGATCCTCGGGCCGTGTTTACAGACCCCGAGCGATTCGACGTGGCTCCGGCCCAAATCCTGACAGCCTGGCCGCAGGAGGTGCTTGAGGAGTTGAAGCCCGACGACGATACGTTCGCCGTCCTGCTCACGCATGACCCCCGCATCGACGACCCGGCGCTAAGGATCCTGCTGCAGGCAGATGTGGCCTACGTCGGAGCGCTGGGCGGGCGCAAAACCCGCGAGGCCCGCAATGCCCGGCTGGCCGCCGCTGGATTCAGCGAGGACCTCATCGCCCGAATCCATCAGCCCGTCGGTTTGGCCATCGGCGCGCGGGATCCGGCGGAGATTGCGGCCTCGATCCTGGCGGAGCTGATTGCTGTGCGGAACGGTGCGACAGGCAGCCGGAACGGCCTGCACGCGTGA
- a CDS encoding tetratricopeptide repeat protein, whose translation MKRILLAASAALVLNASAQQAEIMYAALGEFSRPIQTDSHEAQAWFDQGIQMMYAFAKDEAPASFEEAARRDSTCAACWWAVSWSYGPYLNGRMRESDNQPAYEAAQRALMLRENAAPVERALIDAMAVRYAPEWDSDDRARLDTLFANAMSDVVARFPDDLDAGTLYGEALMLLEPRRGRWSIDDPDVIHIHQVLERVLEADITHPGACHLYIHATESTTEPGKAEACAEYLGDAIPGASHINHMPSHTFNRIGRWGDAVRGNIQAWHSDQKAAYNQGFAIYPSHNLHMLLFAASMDGQGAVAVQAGRDYAKIVSGGQFYEALALLRFGRFDEILEMVDTPENPTFRGLWDFARGYAHLKVGDPDNARVYVERLDRAIREHPDAGFRGHPLPDLLGITGGILKAGIARHEGDLDAAIEMLEAAVIVEDSLRYDEPEPLNFSARHWLGDVLLDADRPEDAEAVFRAALEDHPKNGWSLLGLHQALEAQGNMEEAAVVAQQLESAWARSDTWIQRAVF comes from the coding sequence ATGAAACGAATCCTGCTGGCCGCTTCGGCGGCACTTGTTCTGAACGCGTCCGCCCAGCAGGCGGAGATCATGTATGCCGCCCTGGGAGAGTTCTCCCGGCCGATCCAGACTGATTCGCACGAAGCGCAGGCGTGGTTCGACCAGGGCATCCAGATGATGTACGCCTTCGCCAAGGACGAGGCGCCTGCGTCGTTTGAGGAGGCCGCCCGGAGGGACTCTACGTGTGCGGCCTGTTGGTGGGCCGTCTCCTGGTCCTACGGCCCATACCTGAACGGCCGCATGCGGGAAAGCGACAATCAACCGGCGTACGAGGCCGCGCAACGTGCCCTCATGTTGCGGGAAAACGCCGCGCCGGTGGAGCGTGCGCTGATCGACGCCATGGCCGTGCGGTACGCGCCGGAATGGGATTCGGATGATCGGGCTCGCCTGGACACCCTCTTTGCCAACGCCATGTCGGACGTCGTGGCGCGTTTCCCGGATGACCTGGACGCCGGTACGCTGTATGGCGAAGCGCTGATGCTTCTGGAGCCGCGGCGGGGCCGCTGGTCCATTGACGATCCAGACGTCATTCACATCCACCAGGTGCTGGAGCGCGTGCTGGAGGCGGACATCACGCACCCGGGAGCGTGTCATCTGTACATCCACGCGACCGAGTCGACCACCGAGCCGGGCAAGGCGGAGGCCTGCGCGGAATATCTCGGGGACGCCATTCCCGGAGCGAGTCACATCAACCACATGCCGTCCCACACCTTCAACAGGATCGGGCGATGGGGGGACGCGGTGCGCGGCAACATTCAGGCCTGGCATTCGGACCAGAAAGCCGCGTACAACCAGGGCTTCGCCATCTATCCGAGCCACAATCTGCACATGCTGCTGTTTGCCGCGTCCATGGACGGGCAGGGTGCCGTAGCGGTGCAAGCCGGCAGGGACTACGCCAAGATCGTTTCAGGCGGCCAGTTCTACGAAGCGCTGGCCCTGCTGCGCTTCGGACGGTTCGATGAGATTCTGGAGATGGTCGATACTCCGGAGAACCCCACCTTTCGCGGGTTGTGGGACTTTGCTCGGGGCTATGCGCACCTCAAGGTGGGTGACCCCGACAACGCCCGGGTATACGTAGAGCGGTTGGATCGGGCCATCAGGGAGCATCCCGACGCGGGATTTCGCGGGCACCCGTTGCCGGACCTGCTCGGTATCACAGGCGGCATCCTGAAGGCCGGCATCGCCCGGCACGAAGGAGATCTGGATGCGGCGATAGAGATGCTTGAGGCTGCGGTGATCGTGGAAGACTCGCTGCGATACGATGAGCCTGAGCCGCTGAACTTCTCGGCCCGCCACTGGCTTGGTGACGTGCTGCTGGATGCCGACAGGCCCGAGGACGCCGAGGCGGTCTTCCGGGCAGCCCTTGAGGATCATCCCAAAAACGGCTGGAGTCTGCTCGGCCTGCACCAGGCACTGGAAGCCCAGGGCAATATGGAAGAGGCAGCGGTCGTTGCGCAGCAACTGGAGTCTGCCTGGGCCCGCTCTGATACCTGGATTCAGCGCGCGGTGTTCTAG
- a CDS encoding NTP transferase domain-containing protein, translating into MTPDKVSIIVPAAGRSERFGTRDKLVMAWGDTTVLGAVLAEAERAGAREVITVGPELNPEGPMEASIAEGVRRAHRDAGGFLVWPGDMPLITAEAAVNVMESGDEHCAVRPRFNGIPGHPVFFGSAFREKLERLSEPARILLKEVIWLNWTDDSVIADIDTTDDYRRLRHA; encoded by the coding sequence ATGACTCCGGACAAGGTCAGCATCATCGTACCCGCCGCGGGCCGCTCGGAACGGTTCGGAACCAGAGACAAATTGGTGATGGCGTGGGGCGATACGACGGTGCTGGGAGCCGTCCTGGCGGAGGCGGAGCGGGCCGGTGCCAGGGAGGTGATCACGGTGGGTCCTGAGCTCAATCCCGAGGGTCCCATGGAGGCGAGCATCGCCGAGGGCGTACGGCGTGCACACCGGGACGCGGGCGGGTTTCTCGTCTGGCCGGGGGACATGCCGCTCATTACCGCAGAGGCAGCCGTCAACGTGATGGAATCGGGCGATGAGCACTGTGCCGTTCGCCCGCGCTTCAACGGGATTCCCGGCCACCCGGTGTTCTTCGGCTCTGCGTTCAGAGAGAAGCTCGAGCGTCTCAGCGAACCCGCACGCATTCTGCTGAAGGAGGTGATCTGGCTGAACTGGACTGACGATTCGGTCATCGCCGACATCGACACCACGGACGACTACCGGCGGCTTCGACATGCGTGA
- a CDS encoding DinB family protein has translation MLNRIFDHNRWADERVLAALRTADQPPERAMRWFAHVIAAEILWLDRIQARPQSTAVWPEPDLEAIAQTIPELHARFRDVVETDDLQRSVAYTNSAGRPFQTSLQDILCHVALHGAYHRGQVSLLMRDSGLVPEPTDYIAFVRGAPAATHPLS, from the coding sequence ATGCTCAACCGGATTTTTGACCACAATCGCTGGGCAGACGAGCGCGTGCTGGCCGCCCTGCGTACCGCCGATCAGCCCCCCGAACGGGCGATGCGCTGGTTCGCCCATGTGATCGCCGCCGAAATCCTCTGGCTGGATCGCATTCAGGCCCGGCCGCAGTCCACCGCAGTCTGGCCCGAGCCGGATCTGGAGGCCATCGCCCAGACCATTCCGGAACTGCACGCACGATTTCGCGATGTCGTAGAAACCGACGATCTGCAACGCAGCGTCGCCTACACCAACTCCGCGGGCCGGCCGTTCCAGACATCTCTGCAGGATATTCTGTGCCACGTTGCCCTTCACGGCGCGTATCATCGAGGTCAGGTCTCTCTGCTGATGAGAGACAGCGGACTCGTACCCGAGCCCACCGACTACATCGCATTCGTGCGCGGCGCGCCCGCCGCGACCCACCCCCTGAGCTGA
- a CDS encoding M23 family metallopeptidase, whose product MPPVSADQIQRITGVYLRGVYRLFLVILLAGCQSLPEPVTRQNDVRMDRELRGDSLVVTVHNTVPSPMRVQLTSDAIALDTAFVLAPLSEKPIRVHAPGLDSTSLSSAVRGSLTFGSLDWPVRAETLSLPFPAGRWYRVIQGYYGSFSHNYPFARYALDFALAVGDTVTAAADGMVIGLVDENTAGGNNRKYRDHANYITLFHPQSGLYTQYVHLQPGGSLVALRDSVKRGQPIGLSGLTGFTSRSHLHFNVLVPDSSAGLVSHPAVFEPDVPGGALTQGSRAVRR is encoded by the coding sequence ATGCCTCCGGTATCGGCAGACCAGATCCAGCGCATAACCGGGGTGTATCTTCGGGGCGTGTATCGCCTGTTTCTGGTCATCCTGCTAGCCGGCTGCCAGTCGCTCCCGGAGCCCGTCACTCGCCAGAATGACGTGCGCATGGATCGTGAACTCCGGGGCGACTCGCTTGTGGTGACCGTGCACAACACGGTTCCCAGCCCCATGCGGGTGCAGTTGACTTCGGACGCGATTGCCCTGGACACCGCATTCGTCCTGGCGCCGTTGTCCGAGAAGCCGATTCGTGTGCACGCTCCAGGCCTGGACTCGACGTCTCTTTCGAGCGCCGTTCGCGGCAGCCTCACTTTTGGCTCGCTCGATTGGCCGGTGCGCGCGGAGACCCTCTCCCTGCCCTTTCCGGCAGGACGCTGGTACCGGGTCATTCAGGGATACTACGGCTCGTTCTCCCACAACTATCCGTTTGCCCGGTATGCGCTGGATTTTGCCCTTGCGGTCGGGGACACCGTGACGGCCGCCGCCGACGGCATGGTCATCGGACTCGTTGACGAGAACACAGCAGGCGGCAACAACCGCAAGTACCGCGATCACGCCAATTACATCACGCTCTTCCACCCGCAGTCGGGCCTCTACACGCAGTACGTGCATTTGCAGCCCGGCGGCAGTCTGGTCGCCTTGCGGGACTCTGTGAAACGTGGACAGCCGATCGGACTTTCAGGCCTCACTGGCTTCACCAGTCGCTCGCATCTCCACTTCAACGTATTGGTGCCGGACTCCTCAGCGGGCCTGGTGTCTCACCCCGCGGTCTTCGAGCCAGACGTACCCGGAGGGGCGCTGACGCAGGGGAGCAGAGCTGTCAGACGGTAG
- a CDS encoding RNA-binding protein has product MKKLYVGNLPWRTTDADLEDLFASHGTVESAVVITDRETGRSRGFGFVEMDDNGATAAMDALDGHDLGGRPLRVNEANDRPRRPQGGGGGGGRRW; this is encoded by the coding sequence ATGAAAAAGCTTTACGTGGGCAATCTGCCCTGGCGTACAACCGACGCCGATCTCGAGGACCTCTTCGCTTCCCATGGAACCGTGGAGTCCGCAGTTGTAATCACCGATCGTGAAACCGGTCGCTCCCGTGGCTTCGGCTTCGTGGAGATGGACGACAATGGCGCTACTGCCGCCATGGACGCCCTCGACGGACACGACCTGGGCGGCCGTCCGCTCCGCGTTAACGAAGCCAATGATCGTCCCCGTCGCCCGCAGGGTGGTGGTGGCGGTGGTGGCCGTCGCTGGTAA
- a CDS encoding SUF system NifU family Fe-S cluster assembly protein, which yields MEAELAQAVILDHDANPRNFGELADATHSAGGYNPLCGDKYTVWARVEAGVVRAVHFHGFGCALSKASASMMTEAARGVPVEALPSMRSRLFDAAPTEDLLALVAVKDQPTRARCALLAWHALERAVASPVGE from the coding sequence ATGGAAGCCGAACTGGCACAGGCCGTCATTCTCGACCACGATGCCAACCCCCGAAATTTTGGGGAGCTGGCGGATGCCACGCACAGCGCCGGCGGGTACAATCCCCTGTGCGGCGACAAATACACCGTGTGGGCCCGTGTCGAAGCCGGTGTGGTGCGCGCCGTTCACTTCCACGGGTTTGGTTGCGCGCTGTCCAAGGCGTCCGCCTCCATGATGACGGAAGCAGCACGTGGCGTGCCGGTGGAGGCGCTGCCTTCCATGCGGAGTCGACTGTTCGATGCGGCCCCGACGGAGGACCTGCTTGCGCTCGTGGCGGTCAAGGACCAACCAACCCGAGCACGTTGCGCGTTACTGGCATGGCATGCCCTGGAGCGGGCAGTAGCATCGCCTGTCGGCGAGTGA
- a CDS encoding FKBP-type peptidyl-prolyl cis-trans isomerase, protein MTRFLFSMVLAALVLTGCKEEAGVQSDDAPETQPPATLSSANLAASAAFMSEMADADNVQATGTGLLYEVITEGSGENPNAASIVTVHYEGALPDGTVFESSFGGQTITFPLSRVIPGWTEGVQLMSPGAKYKFYIPPELGYGQMGTPGGPIGPNQALVFTIELFEFE, encoded by the coding sequence ATGACTCGCTTCCTCTTCTCCATGGTACTTGCGGCACTCGTTCTGACGGGCTGCAAGGAAGAAGCCGGCGTTCAGTCCGACGACGCGCCTGAAACCCAGCCCCCAGCGACCTTGAGCTCTGCGAATCTTGCTGCCAGCGCAGCCTTCATGTCTGAAATGGCCGACGCCGACAATGTCCAGGCGACCGGAACCGGGCTCCTGTACGAGGTCATTACCGAAGGAAGCGGCGAGAATCCGAACGCTGCATCGATCGTGACGGTGCACTACGAAGGCGCGCTGCCCGACGGCACGGTGTTCGAGTCCTCGTTCGGCGGCCAGACCATCACCTTCCCGCTCAGCCGGGTGATTCCAGGCTGGACCGAGGGTGTGCAACTCATGTCGCCAGGCGCCAAGTACAAATTCTACATCCCGCCGGAGCTGGGTTACGGTCAGATGGGAACGCCGGGCGGACCCATTGGGCCCAACCAGGCCCTGGTGTTTACGATCGAGCTGTTCGAGTTCGAGTAG
- a CDS encoding sterol desaturase family protein, with protein sequence MEAFLTFFEELTTLQKLLWVMASLAFAWVLEGSIPLARLNYRKWRHAGVNFVFLATTMIINALFGLATVGLFLWIEQSQFGLLNWVSLPIWVELIIAVMAFDLIAQYVVHWMLHRYKWMWKFHMIHHSDTKVDATTGTRHHPGDYFMREMFALMAIIVVGAPLAFYLFYRILTIFMTYFTHANISIPAWLDRGISWVFISPNMHKFHHHFERPWTDSNYGNIFSLWDRAFGTLVYEDPRQIRYGLDVLDDATDEHVAYQFKIPFDKSIKTDY encoded by the coding sequence ATGGAAGCCTTTCTCACGTTTTTTGAAGAACTGACCACACTGCAGAAGCTGTTGTGGGTCATGGCCTCCCTGGCGTTTGCGTGGGTGCTGGAGGGCAGCATCCCCCTGGCGCGGCTGAACTATCGAAAGTGGAGGCATGCGGGAGTCAACTTCGTCTTCCTCGCCACCACCATGATCATCAATGCCCTGTTCGGGCTTGCCACGGTGGGACTCTTCCTCTGGATTGAGCAGAGCCAGTTCGGGCTGCTGAACTGGGTGAGCCTGCCCATCTGGGTCGAATTGATTATTGCCGTGATGGCATTCGACCTCATCGCCCAATACGTGGTGCACTGGATGCTGCACCGGTACAAGTGGATGTGGAAGTTCCACATGATCCACCACTCGGATACCAAGGTGGATGCGACCACAGGGACGCGGCATCATCCGGGCGACTACTTCATGCGCGAGATGTTTGCCCTCATGGCCATCATCGTGGTCGGGGCGCCGCTGGCGTTTTACCTGTTCTACAGGATCCTGACCATCTTCATGACCTACTTCACCCACGCCAACATTTCCATACCGGCGTGGCTGGACCGGGGCATCAGCTGGGTGTTCATCTCACCGAACATGCACAAGTTCCACCACCACTTCGAGCGGCCCTGGACGGACTCGAACTACGGCAACATCTTCAGCCTGTGGGACCGGGCGTTCGGGACCCTTGTGTACGAAGATCCCCGCCAGATCCGGTATGGACTGGACGTGCTGGATGATGCCACCGACGAGCACGTGGCGTATCAGTTCAAGATTCCGTTCGACAAGAGCATCAAGACGGACTACTGA
- a CDS encoding VOC family protein, which yields MDPFRTHGAISWPELHTSDAAAAADFYKAIFGWELEAMDMGYGMYHVGKIGGIPMSGMMKAPMDDVPPCWILYITVDDVDAVVSRATELGGQNFVPAMDVPEVGRFAGIADPGGAIIFVMKWDQLGPAVDYTQSFVTPGQFSWFQLQTPDVEGSISFYTQLFGWNTEVNNMGTGPYNIIKIGDVGFGGVIPPMDEGIPAHWAAYVTVEDADATAEAVQANGGTVVAGPFDVETVGRMVAIQDPQGAHLLAIAYVPMPE from the coding sequence ATGGATCCATTTCGCACCCACGGGGCCATTTCGTGGCCGGAACTGCATACGTCTGACGCCGCAGCGGCCGCCGACTTCTACAAGGCGATTTTCGGCTGGGAACTGGAAGCCATGGACATGGGCTATGGCATGTACCACGTCGGAAAGATCGGGGGCATACCCATGTCGGGCATGATGAAGGCCCCCATGGATGACGTGCCGCCGTGCTGGATCCTCTACATCACGGTCGATGATGTCGATGCGGTTGTATCCCGAGCCACGGAGCTGGGCGGCCAGAATTTCGTGCCGGCCATGGACGTTCCCGAGGTCGGTCGTTTTGCCGGTATTGCCGACCCCGGCGGTGCCATCATCTTCGTCATGAAGTGGGACCAGCTCGGTCCGGCCGTGGACTACACCCAGTCCTTCGTGACTCCTGGACAGTTCTCCTGGTTTCAGCTTCAGACGCCCGACGTGGAAGGGTCCATCTCGTTCTACACCCAACTCTTCGGGTGGAACACCGAGGTGAACAACATGGGCACGGGCCCCTACAACATCATCAAGATTGGCGATGTGGGGTTCGGCGGGGTCATCCCCCCAATGGACGAAGGCATCCCCGCTCACTGGGCGGCCTACGTCACAGTCGAAGACGCGGACGCCACGGCAGAGGCCGTCCAGGCCAACGGCGGCACGGTGGTCGCGGGACCGTTCGACGTCGAGACCGTTGGACGCATGGTCGCCATCCAGGACCCGCAGGGAGCCCATCTGCTCGCCATCGCTTACGTACCGATGCCCGAATGA
- a CDS encoding phosphotransferase, producing the protein MSDNFPLLSLEDPDSIIAYVQQAGWMEEVTRVEKAGEGNMNLVVRLHGPSGSLILKQSRPFVEKYPSIPAPPDRLLVEVAFYEAVGGEPVVRQAMPALIAVDRAHRIAVMADLGEASDCTDVYAGAPLEAAPLMAWLTALHDSDHSSELRDRLRNREMRALNHAHIFDLPMTGAHGMDLNTVTPGLQQAAETFRNDTVVQARVSALGERYLDDGPRLLHGDYYPGSWLRTAEGLRIIDPEFGFFGPAEFDLGVFKAHLIMAGLDASGALEHYGRAFDHELTDAFAGTEIMRRLIGVAQLPMNRSLEEKVSLLETSARLITG; encoded by the coding sequence ATGTCCGACAACTTCCCGCTCCTTTCCCTGGAGGACCCTGACTCCATTATCGCCTACGTGCAGCAGGCAGGATGGATGGAGGAGGTTACCCGTGTCGAGAAGGCGGGTGAGGGTAACATGAACCTGGTCGTGCGCCTGCATGGACCGTCGGGATCATTGATTCTCAAGCAGAGTCGCCCATTCGTCGAGAAGTATCCGTCCATCCCGGCTCCTCCGGACCGGCTGCTTGTTGAGGTCGCGTTCTACGAGGCCGTAGGCGGCGAGCCGGTGGTACGACAGGCCATGCCAGCGCTGATTGCGGTTGATCGCGCACACCGCATAGCGGTGATGGCCGATCTCGGGGAAGCCTCGGACTGCACAGACGTGTATGCAGGCGCGCCGCTGGAGGCCGCACCGCTGATGGCGTGGCTGACGGCCCTGCACGACAGCGATCACTCTTCGGAGCTGCGAGACCGATTGCGCAACCGCGAGATGCGTGCCCTGAACCACGCGCACATCTTTGATCTGCCGATGACCGGCGCTCACGGCATGGATCTGAACACAGTGACGCCGGGGCTGCAGCAGGCAGCCGAGACGTTCCGGAACGACACGGTCGTGCAGGCTCGTGTCAGCGCTCTGGGCGAGCGGTATCTGGACGATGGTCCGCGCTTGTTACACGGCGACTACTACCCGGGAAGCTGGCTGCGCACTGCGGAGGGTCTCCGCATCATCGATCCCGAATTCGGCTTCTTTGGGCCCGCAGAATTTGATCTGGGTGTCTTCAAGGCGCATCTGATCATGGCTGGCCTGGATGCCTCGGGCGCGCTGGAGCATTACGGCCGTGCATTCGACCACGAGCTGACCGATGCGTTTGCCGGCACCGAAATCATGCGTCGGCTGATCGGCGTGGCACAACTGCCCATGAACCGCAGCCTGGAGGAGAAAGTCTCCCTGCTGGAGACGTCCGCCCGGTTGATTACCGGGTGA
- a CDS encoding DinB family protein, with protein sequence MPDPRLSDLKRWLDPPKGGLWHGGPSVFGATRGVHAAQAAWRPAPGRHSIWELVLHLAYWKYAVRNRILQGPRGRFPRKPADWPAQPEIVEDGAWKADVALLKSEHTALLGVVEEFDAGRLDDVWGGAEHWTFMDLLSGVVLHDTYHVGQIQLIKRLYRDHG encoded by the coding sequence ATGCCTGACCCACGTCTTTCAGACCTGAAACGGTGGCTTGATCCGCCAAAGGGTGGACTGTGGCACGGCGGTCCGAGCGTATTTGGCGCGACGCGTGGAGTGCACGCCGCCCAGGCCGCATGGAGGCCCGCACCCGGTCGTCACAGCATCTGGGAGTTGGTCCTGCACCTCGCCTACTGGAAGTACGCAGTCCGTAACCGCATCCTTCAGGGCCCAAGAGGAAGATTTCCGCGCAAGCCCGCCGACTGGCCGGCTCAACCCGAGATCGTCGAGGACGGTGCGTGGAAGGCGGATGTCGCGCTGCTGAAGTCCGAGCACACCGCGCTGCTGGGCGTCGTTGAGGAATTCGACGCCGGCCGCCTGGACGACGTCTGGGGCGGCGCCGAGCACTGGACGTTCATGGACCTGTTGTCCGGCGTGGTACTACACGACACCTACCACGTAGGCCAGATCCAGCTCATCAAGAGACTGTACCGGGACCATGGCTGA